From a region of the Leptospira kmetyi serovar Malaysia str. Bejo-Iso9 genome:
- a CDS encoding KH domain-containing protein, which yields MEELLKYIVASLVEFPEEIVIREIEGEEQNIIELRVSPKDVGKVIGKNGRIAKSLRAILTAASVKAGKNFSLEIID from the coding sequence ATGGAAGAATTACTGAAGTACATTGTTGCTTCTCTCGTTGAATTTCCCGAAGAAATCGTAATTCGGGAAATCGAAGGAGAAGAACAAAACATCATCGAACTCAGAGTTTCCCCGAAAGACGTGGGAAAGGTCATCGGTAAGAACGGTCGTATTGCAAAATCCCTGCGCGCGATTCTTACTGCGGCTTCCGTTAAAGCAGGAAAAAACTTCTCCTTAGAAATCATTGACTGA
- a CDS encoding PASTA domain-containing protein, with protein sequence MNQEQIKEKYLPIGGYILFLAAGLLLFFSAAFLVVFVRTKSTAKVIIPDLIGKSYPEVHNELNRLQLKVRLENKRYPDKTDGIILYQSIRPGREIEAGSKIVLTVNVGLDRLIVPDVRGQSIDSARANLQKVLSGETYVEMQIGGITYIEPQADQLPNTVIDQIPEAGKNTSAREKVFLLVTKAPSKTKEEFSPTSFQGASFPLVQKSLTRSGIKSRVEEIINTRVRSENGLVSSARLEGDEIRFKVFYFEPELAVESGYELFSYEVGDDGNYKAVLKSQNQEEADVLTLPVTLKDGEKFQTVFYRKGAAKLTLLDATDSKVKSKSYESEL encoded by the coding sequence GTGAATCAGGAACAAATCAAAGAAAAGTATCTTCCGATCGGAGGTTACATCTTATTCTTAGCGGCCGGTCTTCTTTTATTTTTCAGCGCGGCCTTCTTAGTCGTATTCGTTAGAACCAAAAGTACGGCAAAGGTAATCATCCCCGACCTGATCGGAAAATCCTATCCGGAAGTTCACAACGAACTCAATCGTCTCCAACTCAAAGTGCGTCTGGAAAACAAACGTTATCCCGACAAAACCGACGGAATCATTCTATATCAATCCATTCGTCCCGGAAGAGAAATCGAAGCGGGAAGTAAAATCGTTCTCACCGTAAACGTGGGACTCGACCGATTGATCGTTCCCGATGTCAGAGGACAATCCATCGACTCCGCAAGAGCCAATCTCCAAAAAGTTCTTTCGGGAGAAACCTATGTGGAAATGCAGATCGGCGGAATCACTTACATTGAACCGCAAGCGGATCAACTTCCGAACACCGTAATCGATCAGATTCCCGAGGCGGGAAAAAATACTTCGGCAAGAGAAAAAGTATTCTTACTCGTGACCAAGGCTCCAAGCAAAACCAAGGAAGAATTTTCCCCGACTTCTTTCCAAGGCGCGTCGTTTCCTTTGGTTCAAAAAAGTCTCACTCGTTCCGGAATCAAAAGTAGGGTGGAAGAAATCATAAACACAAGAGTTCGCTCCGAAAACGGACTCGTTTCTTCAGCAAGATTGGAAGGGGATGAAATCCGTTTCAAAGTATTCTATTTCGAACCCGAACTCGCGGTGGAAAGCGGTTACGAATTGTTTTCTTACGAGGTCGGAGACGACGGAAACTACAAAGCGGTTTTAAAATCTCAGAATCAAGAAGAAGCGGATGTCCTAACACTTCCCGTTACGCTCAAAGACGGAGAAAAATTTCAAACCGTATTCTATCGAAAAGGAGCGGCCAAATTGACCTTGCTCGACGCAACCGATTCCAAAGTAAAATCCAAATCCTACGAGAGTGAACTTTGA
- the fmt gene encoding methionyl-tRNA formyltransferase, whose translation MKLGYFGTPEHSAKLLQALLDSKLAEVLFVVTNPDRPKGRSKTPEPGPVKKTAIAYNIPVFQYESIKKEKEKALADFGSFPADLYVVFAYGSILPKEVYAHAPLTSINLHGSLLPDLRGASPVQTALWKGYTKSGITIQYIGEKMDEGDILLSKEVEISLEDNTGTLMDKITDAGISAILQLLKEFDGKPFSATPQDSEKATYCGKIKPEDRILDWNLGAEELHNRVRALYPDAVGNTTFRGKRMNILKTAPSSLAPESNPGPGKLKRLDKKGLLTQCGDGRFLEILELQPENKNRMSASDFLNGFRIQEGETFG comes from the coding sequence ATGAAACTCGGCTACTTTGGAACCCCGGAACATTCCGCAAAACTTTTACAAGCGCTCCTCGATTCAAAACTTGCGGAAGTTTTATTCGTCGTAACGAACCCGGATCGCCCCAAGGGCCGTAGCAAAACTCCAGAACCCGGTCCCGTAAAAAAAACGGCGATCGCTTATAACATTCCCGTCTTCCAATACGAATCGATTAAGAAGGAAAAAGAAAAAGCCCTCGCGGACTTCGGTTCCTTTCCGGCGGATCTGTATGTTGTGTTCGCATACGGTTCCATTCTTCCCAAAGAAGTCTATGCGCACGCGCCCCTGACCTCAATCAACTTACACGGCTCCTTGTTGCCGGATCTGCGCGGAGCGTCTCCGGTGCAAACCGCTCTTTGGAAAGGTTATACAAAATCCGGAATCACGATTCAATACATCGGTGAGAAAATGGACGAAGGAGATATTCTTCTTTCGAAGGAAGTGGAGATTTCTCTCGAGGACAATACCGGGACCTTGATGGATAAGATTACCGACGCCGGGATCTCGGCGATCCTTCAACTCTTAAAAGAATTCGACGGAAAACCGTTTTCAGCGACTCCCCAAGATTCCGAGAAGGCGACGTACTGCGGAAAAATCAAACCCGAGGATAGAATTTTGGATTGGAACCTCGGAGCGGAGGAACTTCACAACCGGGTTCGCGCCTTATACCCGGACGCTGTGGGAAATACCACGTTCCGAGGGAAAAGGATGAACATTCTGAAAACCGCACCTTCTTCCCTGGCTCCCGAATCGAATCCAGGCCCTGGCAAATTGAAACGGTTGGACAAAAAAGGCCTTCTTACACAGTGTGGTGATGGTAGATTTCTGGAAATTCTGGAATTGCAACCGGAAAATAAAAACAGGATGTCTGCATCCGATTTTCTCAACGGTTTCAGAATCCAAGAAGGGGAAACATTCGGGTGA
- the rpsP gene encoding 30S ribosomal protein S16 — MVKLRLQRTGTKHDPHYRIVAADSRAPRDGKFVDIVGHYHPAQIKEQTTFNKEKILTWLKNGAQPTGTVLNLFKNAGIWAEYKTTLKK, encoded by the coding sequence TTGGTAAAGCTTAGATTACAAAGAACTGGAACCAAACACGATCCTCATTATAGAATTGTCGCCGCGGACAGCAGAGCTCCTAGAGACGGAAAGTTCGTGGATATCGTGGGTCATTATCATCCGGCTCAAATCAAAGAACAAACTACTTTCAATAAAGAAAAAATTCTTACCTGGCTAAAAAACGGCGCTCAACCAACTGGAACCGTTCTGAACCTGTTTAAAAACGCAGGAATCTGGGCTGAATACAAAACCACTCTGAAGAAGTAA
- a CDS encoding sigma-54-dependent transcriptional regulator, with amino-acid sequence MKIFIADDEPEIRKSLKDILEDENFEVETFSTGKTLLKQLKNERPSLILLDVWLGKEDGIVVLDECKKLYPTLPILMISGHGTIEIAVAATKKGAVDFLEKPLSIEKVLQAIENVIKPDDKSPVSDIKLEYDEILGNSPAIQKVKFAIAQAAATNARVFIYGENGTGKELVAKTIFKNSKRADQPFVEMNCAAIPEELIESELFGFTKGAFTGATDSRIGKFEAANGGTLFLDEICDMSLSTQAKVLRILQEQRFEKLGSTETITVDVRIIAATNIPVEEAIRDGKFREDLYYRLNVIPITIPPLRERTSDIPLLVDYYIARTLEENNLPPKKIESEAVSILQNHFWPGNIRELKNIMERLCIMTVGATITANDARDALKGFKTANEMVELGDFRKAKEEFERQYIIKTLQTNEGNVTRTSRVLGIERSHLYRKMKSLNISSDQYTDG; translated from the coding sequence ATGAAAATTTTTATCGCCGACGACGAACCTGAAATCCGAAAATCCCTCAAGGATATTTTGGAGGATGAGAATTTCGAAGTGGAAACGTTTTCCACCGGCAAAACTTTGCTCAAACAACTCAAAAACGAAAGACCTTCTCTGATTCTTTTGGACGTTTGGCTCGGCAAAGAGGACGGAATCGTCGTACTCGACGAATGTAAAAAATTATATCCGACTCTTCCTATTTTGATGATCTCCGGTCATGGAACGATCGAGATCGCGGTGGCCGCGACGAAAAAAGGCGCCGTCGATTTTTTGGAAAAACCTCTTTCCATCGAAAAGGTTTTACAAGCGATCGAGAACGTAATCAAACCCGACGATAAAAGTCCCGTTTCCGATATTAAATTAGAATACGATGAAATTCTAGGAAACTCTCCCGCGATCCAAAAAGTGAAGTTCGCGATCGCACAAGCCGCCGCGACCAACGCCCGCGTTTTTATTTACGGGGAGAATGGAACCGGAAAGGAACTCGTCGCCAAAACTATATTCAAAAATTCTAAAAGAGCCGATCAGCCTTTCGTCGAGATGAACTGCGCGGCGATTCCGGAAGAACTCATCGAATCGGAACTTTTCGGTTTTACAAAGGGCGCTTTTACGGGAGCCACCGATTCGAGAATCGGAAAGTTCGAAGCCGCCAACGGAGGAACTCTTTTTCTCGATGAGATCTGCGATATGTCCTTGTCCACACAGGCGAAAGTGTTGCGGATTCTTCAGGAACAAAGATTCGAAAAATTGGGAAGCACGGAAACCATCACGGTGGACGTTCGCATCATAGCCGCAACCAATATCCCCGTGGAAGAGGCGATTCGAGACGGAAAGTTCAGAGAGGATTTGTATTATCGTTTGAACGTAATTCCGATCACGATTCCGCCGTTGCGAGAACGAACCTCGGACATTCCTTTGCTGGTCGATTATTACATCGCGAGAACCTTGGAGGAAAACAATCTTCCTCCGAAGAAAATAGAATCCGAGGCCGTTTCCATTCTCCAGAATCACTTCTGGCCGGGAAACATCCGGGAACTCAAAAACATCATGGAAAGACTTTGTATCATGACCGTCGGCGCGACGATCACCGCAAACGACGCAAGAGACGCGCTGAAAGGATTCAAAACAGCCAACGAAATGGTGGAACTCGGAGACTTCCGAAAGGCAAAGGAAGAATTCGAAAGACAGTATATTATAAAAACGTTGCAAACCAACGAAGGGAACGTAACCCGCACGTCTCGAGTTCTCGGGATCGAACGTTCCCACCTCTATCGAAAGATGAAGTCGCTTAACATTTCTTCGGATCAGTACACGGATGGATAA
- a CDS encoding LIC_11548 family sensor histidine kinase, producing MNDETRYYLRDLLILGLIILLSVVLAEAIQFSGQDSFADDIGFLDRIVVYIFYFIPLFSLSLLISYFYRNKRNLETGRLKSSIRYRLTLSFIFVALLPSVPILFLSSNITGKLYERFYGIDIEEALSSGETLISNEEIPKKKLLVEKTRLLESFLRIQPLNLESLVAGASKLNLIQSDEFYVGIYDKEKSILENRGLKYRPLEKNFKSFSKTSTWKEFLSYRPDYCMYFIRVPFPVGSYSLQTGIRIHKGEEKIVYSLISTRRNYDRADLAKEKLPYRIRLTFSIITVSIFLLAIYFSLLFARKISRPIIELANATQKISMGETDISLEIREAGEIGALIDSFNQMVQDLKSKDAELMRSQRIAAWKEVAQRMAHEIKNPLTPIQLSAERIRRKMKSENIEQFREIVSTGTDTIIKQVRVLEHLVNEFSDFARMPAPKLINQNLEPIILEAVKLFEHTPQIKITTNVAKGFPQLFLDQKIILRVLTNLVKNSIEAIERKREKEETSDYIGLIHISASTTRKIMRRVAVISIEDNGIGISPELKQKVFEPYYSTKNNNTSGIGLAIVQKSVIDHNGHISIDSSSMGGCRFQIELPVS from the coding sequence ATGAACGACGAAACCAGATATTATCTCAGGGATCTTTTGATCCTCGGATTGATCATTCTTCTTTCCGTGGTTTTGGCGGAAGCGATCCAGTTTTCTGGTCAGGATTCCTTTGCGGACGATATAGGTTTTTTGGATCGGATCGTAGTTTATATCTTCTATTTCATTCCTCTGTTTTCCCTTTCCCTTCTGATTTCCTACTTTTATAGAAACAAACGAAACCTGGAAACGGGAAGACTCAAAAGTTCGATCCGATATCGTCTAACGTTATCGTTTATTTTCGTAGCGCTTCTTCCTTCGGTGCCCATTCTTTTTCTTTCCTCGAACATCACCGGAAAACTCTACGAACGTTTTTACGGGATCGATATTGAAGAGGCCCTTTCTTCGGGAGAAACGTTGATCTCGAACGAGGAAATTCCCAAAAAGAAACTTCTCGTGGAAAAAACGAGACTGCTCGAAAGTTTTTTAAGAATACAACCTCTCAACTTGGAATCCCTCGTCGCGGGCGCGTCCAAACTCAATCTGATCCAAAGCGACGAATTCTACGTGGGAATCTACGATAAGGAAAAATCCATTTTGGAAAATCGGGGTTTGAAATACAGACCTCTCGAAAAGAATTTCAAAAGTTTTTCCAAAACTTCCACTTGGAAGGAGTTTCTAAGTTACAGACCGGATTATTGTATGTATTTCATACGCGTTCCGTTTCCGGTCGGCAGTTATTCTTTGCAGACCGGAATTCGAATCCACAAAGGAGAAGAGAAGATCGTATATTCTCTCATCTCCACAAGAAGAAACTACGACCGAGCGGACTTAGCCAAGGAAAAACTTCCGTATCGAATTCGTCTAACGTTTAGCATCATTACGGTTTCCATCTTTCTTTTGGCGATTTACTTTTCCCTTTTGTTCGCGAGAAAAATCTCAAGACCGATCATAGAACTCGCGAATGCGACTCAAAAAATTTCCATGGGGGAAACGGATATCAGCTTGGAAATCCGGGAGGCCGGAGAGATCGGCGCGCTCATCGATTCCTTCAATCAGATGGTCCAGGATTTAAAATCCAAAGACGCGGAATTAATGCGAAGTCAAAGAATCGCCGCTTGGAAGGAAGTGGCGCAAAGAATGGCGCACGAGATCAAAAATCCTTTAACGCCGATTCAACTTTCCGCGGAAAGAATTCGCAGAAAGATGAAATCGGAAAATATCGAACAGTTCCGCGAGATCGTTTCCACGGGAACGGATACGATCATCAAACAGGTTCGAGTTCTCGAACATCTTGTGAACGAATTCTCGGACTTTGCGCGTATGCCCGCGCCGAAACTCATCAATCAAAATTTGGAACCGATCATTCTCGAAGCGGTAAAACTTTTCGAACACACGCCTCAGATCAAGATTACGACGAACGTCGCAAAAGGGTTTCCTCAGCTTTTTTTAGATCAAAAAATTATTTTGAGGGTTCTCACCAATCTCGTGAAAAATTCCATCGAGGCCATCGAACGAAAACGGGAAAAGGAAGAAACCTCGGATTATATCGGACTGATTCATATCTCCGCTTCCACCACGAGAAAGATTATGCGAAGAGTGGCGGTTATCTCGATCGAGGACAACGGAATCGGAATTTCACCCGAGCTGAAACAAAAAGTTTTCGAACCTTATTACTCGACCAAAAACAACAATACGTCGGGGATCGGTCTTGCGATCGTTCAGAAAAGTGTGATTGACCACAACGGGCATATCTCGATAGATTCTTCCAGTATGGGCGGTTGCCGGTTTCAAATCGAGTTGCCCGTTTCTTAA
- the priA gene encoding replication restart helicase PriA, translating to MIYYAEVAFDLPIEEDTFTYEVPANTPVGVRVLAKLRNREEEGIIVSVHQNEPNYKVFPLEKIIDKTPIVLQEQIDLAYWMKDQYIASLGECIYKMIPAGRRQVKLEAFPSDAEGKPVKLNEEQEVAYQNILSTFGQTAAHLLFGITGSGKTEVYIHLIRKALETPNRSVILLVPEISLTFHIIRKLELIFPGQLAVLHSALKVSEKFKAYNELLSGKKRIAVGTRSAVFAPVSNLGLVIIDEDHDSSFKEHSSPRYHARQVAMQRCKTNNAVLVMGTATPSLEIYHLAIEGKIHLHTLTKRPEGVVPPTVRIVENQKESNVLSSELSFAIKQRLDKKEQVILLLNRRGYSPLIYSPATSSYVPCPNCTTNLCYHKKGTAICHLCGHTETLDSLEKRMGESLTLKGTGTQKLEENLLEAFPNTRVERLDQDSIQDRSLLNEVISRLLGGEIDILTGTQMIAKGLDASQVTLVGVLNAGIGLGLPDFRANERVFSLLTQVAGRAGRSKLKGEVLIETNAPDHPVIQMATHQDYIQFYESEIPVRKDLFYPPFSRLVRIVSRSKDEQISLETIELVFSALKKFFPSKDTVLLGPAPCPFYRIDSNFRNHIILKTSSLNAWREIFKKEIRPLKLSKKVYLEIDFDPLDLV from the coding sequence TTGATTTATTATGCGGAAGTCGCCTTCGATCTTCCGATCGAAGAGGATACGTTCACATACGAAGTCCCCGCGAACACTCCGGTCGGAGTGCGCGTTCTCGCCAAACTCAGAAACCGGGAAGAAGAAGGGATCATCGTATCCGTTCATCAAAACGAACCGAACTACAAGGTTTTTCCCTTGGAAAAGATCATCGACAAAACCCCGATCGTTCTTCAGGAACAAATCGATCTCGCGTATTGGATGAAGGATCAATACATTGCTTCTCTTGGAGAATGTATCTACAAGATGATTCCAGCGGGAAGAAGACAGGTCAAACTCGAAGCCTTTCCTTCGGATGCGGAAGGAAAACCCGTCAAACTCAACGAAGAACAGGAAGTCGCTTATCAAAATATTCTTTCCACGTTCGGACAAACCGCGGCGCATCTTTTGTTCGGAATCACCGGCTCGGGCAAAACGGAGGTTTATATCCATCTCATCCGAAAGGCTCTGGAAACTCCGAACCGCTCCGTGATTCTTCTCGTTCCCGAAATCAGTTTGACGTTTCATATCATTCGAAAACTGGAACTGATCTTTCCGGGTCAACTCGCGGTTCTACATTCCGCGCTCAAGGTTTCGGAAAAGTTCAAGGCATACAACGAACTCTTAAGCGGTAAAAAAAGAATCGCGGTCGGAACGAGAAGCGCGGTCTTCGCTCCGGTTTCCAATCTGGGTCTTGTCATCATAGACGAGGATCATGATTCTTCCTTTAAGGAACATTCGAGTCCTCGTTATCACGCGCGTCAGGTTGCGATGCAAAGATGCAAAACCAACAACGCGGTTCTCGTGATGGGAACGGCCACACCTTCCTTGGAAATTTATCACTTAGCGATAGAAGGAAAGATCCATCTCCATACGCTTACCAAAAGACCGGAAGGGGTCGTGCCCCCCACGGTCCGGATCGTGGAGAATCAAAAGGAGTCTAACGTTCTTAGCTCCGAACTTTCGTTCGCGATCAAACAACGATTGGATAAAAAAGAACAGGTCATTCTTCTTTTGAATCGAAGGGGTTATAGTCCTTTGATTTATTCTCCGGCTACATCTTCGTATGTTCCTTGTCCGAACTGCACGACCAATCTCTGTTACCATAAAAAAGGAACGGCGATCTGTCATCTCTGCGGACATACAGAGACTCTCGATTCTTTGGAAAAAAGAATGGGGGAAAGTCTGACCCTCAAGGGAACCGGAACACAGAAGCTGGAGGAGAATCTTCTCGAAGCGTTTCCGAATACGAGAGTGGAACGACTGGATCAGGATTCGATTCAGGATCGAAGTTTGTTAAACGAAGTTATATCCCGTCTTCTCGGAGGAGAAATCGACATTCTCACCGGAACGCAGATGATTGCGAAAGGACTCGACGCTTCCCAGGTTACGTTAGTCGGCGTTTTAAACGCGGGGATCGGACTCGGACTTCCGGACTTTCGAGCCAACGAAAGGGTCTTTTCTCTTTTGACTCAGGTTGCGGGAAGGGCGGGGCGCTCCAAACTCAAGGGAGAAGTTTTGATCGAAACGAACGCTCCCGATCATCCCGTGATTCAGATGGCGACCCATCAAGACTATATTCAATTTTATGAATCTGAAATTCCGGTTCGAAAGGATCTTTTTTATCCGCCGTTTTCGAGGCTCGTTCGAATCGTTTCCCGTTCCAAAGACGAACAGATTTCTCTCGAAACGATCGAACTCGTTTTTTCGGCTCTTAAAAAATTCTTCCCTTCCAAAGATACGGTGTTGCTCGGACCCGCCCCTTGTCCGTTTTATAGAATCGATTCCAACTTCCGCAATCATATCATTCTCAAAACGTCCTCCTTGAACGCGTGGAGGGAAATTTTTAAAAAAGAAATTCGTCCTTTGAAACTCTCCAAAAAAGTGTATTTGGAAATCGACTTCGATCCTTTGGACTTGGTGTGA
- the trmD gene encoding tRNA (guanosine(37)-N1)-methyltransferase TrmD, protein MTFNFITLFPEKIQSYFSEGLQQKAIESGVFSVNVIQLRNFSGNKHNRVDDTIYGGGPGMLLRVEPIHKALSSLGEDKGIVILTSPSGVPFHQGIATKLKESGKPITFISGYYEGVDHRVAEHLVDMEMSLGNYVLSAGDLASICIADAVSRLLPGFLGAGESLLDESHNHPDVLEYPQFTKPSEYNGWKVPDVLLSGNHAQIEAWREQNRKKIDPDQERKL, encoded by the coding sequence ATGACGTTTAATTTCATCACACTCTTTCCCGAAAAGATTCAGTCTTATTTCTCCGAAGGTCTTCAACAAAAGGCGATCGAGTCGGGCGTATTCTCCGTAAACGTAATTCAGTTAAGAAATTTCTCGGGAAACAAACACAATCGAGTAGACGACACGATTTACGGCGGTGGGCCGGGAATGCTCCTTCGTGTGGAACCGATCCACAAAGCGCTTTCATCCTTGGGAGAAGATAAGGGAATCGTAATTCTCACATCTCCGTCCGGAGTTCCGTTTCACCAAGGCATCGCAACTAAACTCAAAGAGTCTGGAAAACCGATTACTTTCATTTCCGGTTACTATGAAGGCGTGGATCACCGTGTAGCAGAACATCTAGTTGACATGGAAATGTCCCTTGGAAATTATGTATTATCTGCCGGGGATTTGGCCAGCATTTGTATAGCGGATGCGGTGTCCAGACTTCTGCCGGGTTTTTTAGGCGCAGGGGAAAGCCTTCTGGATGAATCACACAATCATCCCGATGTGTTGGAATATCCGCAATTTACAAAACCCTCGGAATACAATGGATGGAAAGTTCCTGACGTCCTGCTCAGCGGCAACCACGCACAAATAGAAGCGTGGAGGGAACAAAATAGAAAGAAGATCGACCCCGATCAAGAGAGGAAATTATGA
- the rimM gene encoding ribosome maturation factor RimM (Essential for efficient processing of 16S rRNA) has product MTEEWISLGQLGKPFGIKGWLRLNVRESALTEIKLPISLRLTKPDPSFQPKEITLLEIRPHSGKFVVRFEGVSTPDEAEKWIGGILHLPQNKLPKIKTKDEFYIRELIGLSAIDESGKNLEWKLTEVQDNPAHPILIFAKPEGEEVLVPFIHVFVGEVDLQKKTIVLIQPEVWNDV; this is encoded by the coding sequence TTGACTGAAGAGTGGATTTCACTCGGACAATTGGGCAAACCCTTTGGAATCAAAGGGTGGTTGCGTTTGAATGTCCGAGAATCGGCTCTCACTGAAATCAAACTTCCGATTTCCCTAAGACTTACAAAACCTGATCCGAGCTTCCAACCAAAAGAAATTACTCTTTTGGAAATCCGTCCACACAGCGGAAAGTTCGTAGTTCGTTTCGAAGGTGTTTCCACACCGGATGAAGCGGAAAAGTGGATCGGCGGAATTCTTCATTTACCACAAAATAAACTTCCAAAGATCAAAACCAAGGACGAGTTTTACATTCGAGAACTGATCGGTTTAAGCGCGATCGACGAGTCTGGTAAGAATTTAGAATGGAAACTCACCGAAGTTCAAGACAATCCCGCGCATCCGATTCTTATCTTTGCAAAACCGGAAGGGGAAGAAGTCCTGGTTCCGTTCATACACGTTTTTGTGGGTGAAGTGGATCTGCAAAAGAAGACGATCGTTTTGATACAACCGGAGGTTTGGAATGACGTTTAA
- the rpe gene encoding ribulose-phosphate 3-epimerase encodes MKISASILATKLTELGKTVPDYDPKAIDLMHMDVMDGNFVPQISFGEALSKEVKALTSIPLDVHLMVSKPENHVAKYYELNPYCMTFHIETTDFPVRLAQEIKSHGTKVGVSLNPGTPVSHLENVLPYVDLILLMTVEPGFYGQKFIANGMEKIRKAKELIGSRAIELEVDGGVNDTNIQELKKNGVDIVVVGAGLYKTGNPVDNAKNLKSLAK; translated from the coding sequence TTGAAAATCTCCGCATCCATCTTAGCTACTAAACTTACAGAACTCGGAAAAACCGTTCCCGATTACGATCCGAAGGCGATCGATCTTATGCACATGGACGTGATGGACGGAAATTTCGTCCCTCAGATCAGTTTTGGAGAGGCGCTCAGCAAAGAAGTAAAAGCGCTCACATCGATTCCGTTAGACGTTCATTTGATGGTTTCCAAACCGGAGAATCACGTCGCAAAATACTACGAACTCAATCCTTATTGTATGACCTTTCACATCGAGACAACCGACTTTCCGGTACGACTCGCTCAGGAAATCAAAAGCCACGGAACCAAAGTAGGAGTTTCCTTGAATCCGGGAACTCCCGTTTCTCACTTAGAAAACGTTCTTCCTTATGTGGATCTGATCCTTCTGATGACCGTGGAACCGGGCTTTTACGGACAAAAGTTTATCGCAAACGGAATGGAAAAAATCCGTAAAGCAAAAGAGCTGATCGGATCCAGAGCGATCGAACTCGAAGTGGACGGAGGGGTAAACGATACCAACATCCAAGAGTTGAAGAAGAACGGAGTGGATATCGTAGTCGTCGGGGCCGGACTTTATAAAACGGGAAATCCCGTAGACAACGCAAAGAATCTCAAATCTTTGGCAAAGTAA
- the rplS gene encoding 50S ribosomal protein L19 produces the protein MNQLLKEVLTPDAERKQNFSVGDTVKVHYKIVESGKERIQVYEGVVISIANEANGKTFTVRRVSYDIGVERIFPLFSPRIAKIELIRKGKVRRAKLYYLRNLAGKAARIKELKGGKTLVSEDRKRQQQEESAAAAKTAAPAAE, from the coding sequence ATGAATCAACTTTTAAAAGAAGTATTAACTCCGGACGCAGAAAGAAAACAAAACTTTTCCGTAGGCGACACTGTAAAAGTACATTATAAAATTGTTGAGTCTGGAAAAGAAAGAATCCAGGTTTATGAAGGGGTCGTTATCTCGATCGCAAACGAAGCAAACGGAAAAACTTTCACGGTTCGTAGAGTTTCCTACGATATCGGTGTGGAAAGAATTTTCCCATTGTTTTCCCCGAGAATCGCGAAAATCGAACTCATCCGCAAAGGTAAAGTAAGAAGAGCGAAACTTTACTACCTCAGAAATCTCGCAGGTAAAGCGGCTCGTATCAAAGAACTCAAGGGCGGTAAAACACTCGTGAGTGAAGATAGAAAAAGACAACAACAAGAGGAATCTGCGGCGGCGGCAAAGACTGCGGCTCCTGCGGCAGAATAA
- a CDS encoding ribonuclease HII, with translation MPEVSTRFEPEELRFYSESIPCGIDEAGRGPYAGPLSVALVSFSQNTLTQIREGKILRGLTDSKKLSEKKREALYPEILKTAQISYRTFLSPGYIDKEGINRAVLEGIRRCSKLAIRAAQSTLPLQLLIDGNYNFNRYPEWKFLKSRSSFYTKGDLRIVSIVAASILAKVDRDRYMISLSKKYPDYQFDQHKGYGTKLHEELILRHGLSDIHRRSFTGKFLQPLSKSNH, from the coding sequence TTGCCGGAAGTTTCTACTCGTTTTGAACCGGAAGAACTCCGGTTTTACTCAGAATCGATTCCTTGCGGGATCGACGAAGCCGGAAGAGGTCCTTACGCGGGGCCTCTCTCTGTTGCACTTGTCTCCTTTTCCCAAAACACTCTAACGCAGATCCGGGAAGGAAAGATTCTCCGGGGACTGACCGATTCCAAAAAACTCTCCGAGAAAAAAAGGGAAGCCCTTTATCCGGAAATTCTAAAAACCGCTCAGATCTCTTATCGAACTTTTTTAAGTCCGGGTTATATCGACAAAGAGGGAATCAACCGCGCGGTTCTGGAAGGAATCCGAAGATGTTCCAAACTGGCGATTCGAGCCGCTCAATCGACTTTGCCTCTCCAGCTTTTGATCGACGGAAATTATAACTTCAATCGTTATCCGGAATGGAAATTCCTAAAAAGTCGTTCTTCCTTTTACACAAAAGGAGATCTGAGAATCGTAAGCATAGTGGCGGCCTCCATTCTCGCAAAGGTGGATCGGGACCGTTATATGATCTCCTTATCCAAAAAATATCCCGATTACCAGTTCGACCAACACAAGGGATACGGAACAAAACTTCACGAAGAGCTGATTCTTCGCCACGGACTTTCCGATATTCATAGAAGAAGTTTTACCGGAAAATTTCTACAGCCTCTTTCAAAGTCTAATCATTGA